Part of the Catalinimonas alkaloidigena genome is shown below.
AGGAGATCAGTAAGCAGGTGCTGGCGTATGTGAAAAGCGATCATTATCGTGAGATCAGCAATTACCCCAAATACACACCGCTGGAAGGAAAAGGTTATTGGTACCCCACTCCGCCCGCCTACTTCGCGGCGGTAGAGCCGCATTTCAACACGGTGCGTCCACTTACCATGGATTCCGCCAGTCAGTTTAAGCCGGCTCCTCCGGTAGCTTTCAGTGAAGACAAAAACTCTCCCTACTTCCAAATGCTGATGGAAGTCTACGAAGAAGGTAAGTCACTGCCTCAGGAGCACAGAAGAATCGCTTCTTTCTGGGACTGTAATCCGTTTGCCATGGAAAATAATGGTCATCTTATGGTAGGCTTGAAGAAAATCTCTCCCGGTGCGCATTGGATGGGCATCACCAGCATCGCCTGCGAAAAGGCACAGAAAAGTTTTCCTGAATCAGTGAAGCTACATACCGTAGTGGCAGTGGGTCTGATGGATGCCTTCATCTCCTGCTGGGATGAGAAATACCGCAGTAACCGGATAAGGCCTGAGACGGCGATCAGAAAATATATTGACCCCACCTGGGAACCGCTTTTGCAAACACCTCCCTTTCCTGAGTATACCAGCGGTCACTCTACCATTTCAGGTGCTTCCGCTTATATACTGACCTATTATTTCGGGGATGGTTTCAGCTACACTGATGATGTGGAGGTTAGTTATGGTATTCCTGCCCGTGATTTTACGTCTTTTATGTCAGCAGCTAAGGAAGCCGCGGTATCCCGTTTGTACGGAGGTATTCATTATCGTGATGCCAACGAAAATGGTACGGCACAAGGGCTAAAAGTAGGCGAATGGGTGATCCGTACTATTGAGAAAGAAGACATACAAAGTCTGGCGAAAGCAGAATAAGATCAGGAGGAGAGTTCGCTACAGTATTGTAGCAGCTTTCTCAGGTCTTCGTCCTTATTGAAATCTATTTTCTCTTCTTTTACAAAATCTCGGATGATATTTTTCTTCTCAGGAAAAATTTTCTTTAAAGCAGATTTATTGGCTTTGTAAGTACGGTTATTTTGATCAACAAAATAAAAGCTAGACTCTATAGCCAGTACCAAATCTCCTTTAAGCTTCAGGTTTTGTCGCTGACCAGTATTGGTAGTGAAAGATTTGTAAGTTCTGATAGAAGATACTGCCGAAGACTGTTCATAAGCTCCCATTTTTTCAGCATTTATAGTCGTAAATTTCTGATGAACCGCGAGCTTTACCGGTGAGTAATCCGCGATTGTCTCAACAAAGCCCGACTGCTCACCATAGTAGAAGGTTTTATCGCCTATACTGATCTGCTTCACCAACTGCTCATCTGCCAGCGCCATGGTATCTCCGGTGAGGTTGATGAACTGTATCTCTTCCAGGAGTAGGTTATAATTGAGTCTGGCGTTTGCTTTAGTACCATTGTGGAGGCTGACAATTCCTTGCTGAAATTGCTCAAGCAGATAGCGATCGCTGGCGGGGATAGCCTGCTCTATCTCTTCTTCAGAGCTTACCCGGAACCTTTCTTGATCCTGGGCAAAGGAAAAGTTACAGATACAGCATAAACAGAACAGCAACGATAAAAATAATGGATACATAAAAAGTGTTTGGGTATAATTATGCTTGAATTAATATAAGTATTTATCAGGTCAGAGACAATGGAATTTCGCTGACAAAATGGTTTATGCTCACAGTCTAAAACCGCATTACTGAATTAAATAACGCTTTTGAACATCAGATACGATGCTCAACTGTTCATAAACTAATTAGCTTGTAATTACTCGGCCAGTATACGGTAGAGCTCCTGGTTCAGGTAGTAATGGTGCCCTTCTATGCTTTTCTTTTCCAGTATGCCCATATCATTCAACTGATTGAGGTAGTTGCGAGCGGTATTTTCCGCATAATATCCACGATCGGTCAAATGTTTTACCTTGGTAAGCGGTTGGTTGAAAATGGCGAGAATCAGCTGTTCCGGCCTTCTTATCTCAGTCTCTTTCTCCACCACTTCCAGTATAGCGTCTTTGGTAGCGATGATGTCATTTATTTTCTGGTAGGTAATGTTAGAGGTGATTTCTACTGCTTTCAACATATACTGTATCCAGGCTTTCCAGTCTCCCCTTTGTGAAACTCCTGCCAGATAAGCGTAATAATCACTTTTGTTTTCAATAATGTAGCGGCTGAGAAAAAGAATAGGTAAGTCTAATAAGCCCTTTTTGGTCAGGTAAT
Proteins encoded:
- a CDS encoding vanadium-dependent haloperoxidase; translated protein: MRGRACFLLLGMSILMFACGQKQEELPEFSNEDIQRLMAKVTEVMVHDVTNPPLAARFFAYINLSGYEVMVQHDATLSSMAGVLNEFPEITKPEVEGHSPSLAAILAMMETAQKIQPSGSMIQAYEQQFLDSCKQLGYAEEVITQSKNYAQEISKQVLAYVKSDHYREISNYPKYTPLEGKGYWYPTPPAYFAAVEPHFNTVRPLTMDSASQFKPAPPVAFSEDKNSPYFQMLMEVYEEGKSLPQEHRRIASFWDCNPFAMENNGHLMVGLKKISPGAHWMGITSIACEKAQKSFPESVKLHTVVAVGLMDAFISCWDEKYRSNRIRPETAIRKYIDPTWEPLLQTPPFPEYTSGHSTISGASAYILTYYFGDGFSYTDDVEVSYGIPARDFTSFMSAAKEAAVSRLYGGIHYRDANENGTAQGLKVGEWVIRTIEKEDIQSLAKAE